A genomic segment from Legionella micdadei encodes:
- a CDS encoding ABC transporter ATP-binding protein — translation MSEPVIEIEGLKNYLGGQWVHSDVNLTVDRGEILAIIGGSGSGKTTILRSLLMLLRPTAGSLKVFGEDILQLSAHQSNALRRRWGMMFQHSALFSAMNVLENIMFPMHEFTSLKKSFMEELAMLKIALVGLPKEAAGKYPSELSGGMQRRAAAARALAMDPELLFLDEPTTGLDPNSARKFDELILFLRDALHLTIVMVSHDLESLKIADRIAFIGEGKVLCTAPFNELIKNPHPSIADYFSRL, via the coding sequence ATGAGCGAACCAGTCATTGAGATTGAAGGATTAAAAAACTATCTGGGTGGGCAATGGGTACATTCTGATGTTAATCTCACTGTAGACAGGGGCGAGATTTTAGCCATAATTGGCGGAAGCGGCAGCGGTAAGACAACTATCTTACGCAGCCTGCTTATGCTTTTAAGACCCACAGCAGGCTCTTTAAAGGTTTTTGGCGAAGATATTCTGCAACTTAGTGCACATCAGTCTAACGCCCTTCGTCGGCGCTGGGGTATGATGTTTCAACATAGCGCTCTTTTTTCCGCAATGAATGTGTTAGAAAATATCATGTTCCCTATGCATGAATTTACCTCGTTGAAAAAAAGCTTCATGGAAGAACTGGCCATGCTCAAAATTGCGTTGGTAGGATTACCTAAAGAAGCGGCAGGTAAGTATCCTTCTGAATTAAGCGGGGGGATGCAAAGGCGTGCCGCAGCAGCTCGCGCACTAGCAATGGATCCAGAATTACTATTTTTAGATGAACCGACTACGGGACTTGATCCGAACAGCGCAAGGAAATTCGACGAGTTAATCCTGTTTTTAAGGGACGCATTGCACCTCACTATTGTGATGGTGAGTCATGATTTAGAATCATTAAAAATAGCAGATAGAATTGCCTTTATAGGAGAAGGGAAAGTATTATGTACTGCCCCTTTTAATGAACTAATAAAAAATCCACATCCATCGATTGCTGATTATTTCAGTAGACTTTAA
- a CDS encoding ABC-type transport auxiliary lipoprotein family protein encodes MKKSTTWVLLLLLAACSPIKIPNSNEYKLEAYSDKQLTAHPSKLSILVATPEAVAGYQNEDMLYVKKPFELSSFANNAWMDPPAAMLLPLIAQSLQRSGYFYAVTSSTHSESTDYRVDTQLIKLQQNFLTKPSHVDLVVKVVLSNVNDNRVVASRLISQQVKCPTDTPYGGVTAANIAAKNFTAEATAFVVSQVKLDSSHN; translated from the coding sequence GTGAAAAAATCTACAACCTGGGTTCTGCTTCTTTTATTAGCTGCGTGTTCTCCAATTAAAATACCGAATTCCAACGAATACAAACTAGAGGCATACAGTGACAAACAACTGACTGCTCATCCTTCTAAATTATCCATTTTAGTCGCAACTCCCGAGGCGGTTGCAGGCTATCAAAATGAAGACATGCTCTATGTAAAAAAACCCTTTGAGCTAAGTTCTTTCGCTAATAATGCTTGGATGGATCCACCAGCGGCAATGCTGTTGCCTTTAATTGCGCAAAGCTTGCAGCGCAGCGGTTATTTTTATGCTGTAACCTCCAGCACACATTCCGAGTCTACTGATTATCGTGTAGATACTCAGCTTATCAAATTACAACAAAATTTTTTAACCAAACCCAGCCATGTAGACTTAGTTGTCAAAGTGGTGTTGTCTAATGTTAACGATAACCGTGTTGTAGCTTCCCGCTTAATTAGTCAACAGGTGAAATGCCCAACAGATACTCCCTACGGCGGTGTAACTGCGGCAAACATTGCAGCAAAGAATTTCACTGCTGAGGCCACTGCTTTCGTGGTATCACAAGTCAAACTTGACTCTTCGCATAATTAA
- a CDS encoding MlaD family protein, translating into MEAKTNYTMVGLAVLILAGALVAAGLWLSVGFNQKKYYTYAVFMREAVSGLSEQSPVKYNGVKVGFVRKIELNRHDPRQVEILLNIEEGTPITVSTMATLISQGITGNTYVGLSATSSDLTPLKAAPNQPYPVIPAKPSLFNQLDKVLKEVSVNVNKVSIKVSQVFSKDNIDNLHRTLANIRSFTDVLAKNGVSVSHSIKSAEIFLHNSANVSDDFPEIVSDLKSGLKKFSKMATSLATAGDKVSSTMESGKTAIDKISQQTVPPVIALVHRLDVIAANLEKVSKQMRQNPAVIIRGTTPPPPGPGE; encoded by the coding sequence TTGGAAGCAAAAACCAATTACACAATGGTTGGCTTAGCAGTACTGATTCTTGCAGGGGCATTGGTTGCTGCAGGACTGTGGCTGTCAGTTGGCTTTAACCAAAAAAAGTACTATACCTATGCTGTTTTTATGCGTGAGGCCGTATCAGGATTGAGCGAACAATCTCCTGTTAAATACAATGGCGTTAAAGTTGGTTTTGTTAGGAAAATTGAGTTGAACCGCCATGATCCACGACAAGTTGAAATCCTTCTTAATATTGAAGAAGGAACTCCTATAACTGTGAGTACTATGGCTACCTTAATCTCCCAAGGCATTACGGGCAATACTTATGTAGGGCTTTCAGCAACATCTTCTGATTTAACCCCGCTAAAAGCCGCGCCGAATCAACCCTATCCCGTCATTCCGGCAAAACCCTCTTTATTTAATCAATTGGATAAAGTGCTTAAAGAAGTTTCTGTGAATGTTAACAAAGTGAGTATAAAAGTCAGCCAAGTTTTTAGCAAAGATAATATTGATAATTTACATAGAACCCTTGCTAATATAAGATCGTTTACCGATGTTCTCGCTAAGAATGGTGTAAGCGTTAGTCATTCCATAAAAAGTGCAGAAATTTTTCTCCACAATTCGGCAAATGTAAGTGATGACTTTCCCGAAATTGTGAGTGACCTTAAATCGGGTCTGAAAAAATTTAGCAAAATGGCTACCTCATTGGCTACTGCTGGCGATAAAGTGTCTTCAACGATGGAATCAGGCAAAACAGCGATTGATAAAATCTCGCAGCAAACTGTTCCTCCGGTGATTGCATTAGTACATCGTCTAGACGTTATTGCAGCAAATCTTGAAAAGGTAAGCAAGCAGATGCGGCAAAATCCTGCGGTGATTATCCGTGGCACGACTCCCCCGCCACCGGGACCAGGAGAATAA
- the pal gene encoding peptidoglycan-associated lipoprotein Pal, with amino-acid sequence MKARSFKLGLVVAGIVLLASCSKHHGNADVGYGEGGASAHGLGQFTQFAGQEPGESYTTQAPHNQRYLFAYDDASFAPKYKPSLMAQADYLRSHPGARVLLAGHTDERGSREYNVALGERRANTVANLLRMSGVSRQQIRVVSYGKERPLYTGHDEEAHKMNRRVELTYEATR; translated from the coding sequence ATGAAAGCCAGATCGTTTAAGCTAGGACTTGTTGTTGCAGGCATCGTGCTGCTTGCATCCTGTTCCAAACATCACGGTAACGCTGATGTCGGTTATGGTGAAGGCGGAGCTTCTGCCCACGGTTTAGGCCAATTTACTCAATTTGCTGGACAAGAGCCTGGTGAATCATATACTACCCAAGCGCCACACAACCAACGTTATCTCTTCGCTTATGACGATGCGTCTTTTGCACCTAAGTATAAGCCTTCTTTGATGGCGCAGGCAGACTATTTACGTTCCCATCCGGGTGCGCGTGTTCTTTTGGCAGGCCATACAGATGAACGAGGCAGCCGCGAATATAACGTTGCATTAGGTGAGCGTCGTGCTAATACTGTTGCTAATTTGCTACGCATGTCAGGTGTCTCCCGGCAGCAAATTCGTGTGGTTAGCTACGGTAAAGAACGCCCCCTCTACACTGGCCACGATGAAGAAGCGCATAAAATGAATCGTCGTGTTGAGTTAACTTACGAGGCAACGCGATGA